The genomic region GGCAAATACTCCTGCGTTTCTCAATAGTATCAGCTTCAGCAACCACGTGTTGCATACCTGAGCAACACATTTCTGGGGGCTGCCCTATGCCAGGGCCCATAATGAACGTCGCACAAGGTAACAACTCAACTAATTCACCGTAGCACTCTCCGATTGCAGGACATGCATTGAGGAGGACGACTGTAATTACCAACCCAAAGAAAGCCATCATTTTCTTCTCCATACTAGAGAACCTTTGGAATTGGAACAAATGGGTTGATGAAATTGTAATTTGAGATATATTATTGGGTTTGATGTAAGATGAATAAACCCAAGGTATGTTGTGCTTTTTATATAGGCTTGTCATAAATGTAGAGATTTACATATGAGATTTTGATCCTACCTAGCATTCTTTTTTATTTGCACAATTACTATTTGAGATTTTGATCCTACCTAAAAGCATTCTTTGCACCATTACCATTTGAGATTTTGATCCTACCTAAGAGCATTCTTCCTCGTTTGCACAATTACTATTTGAGATTTTGATCCTACCTGGGTACTTTCCCTTTCCCTTTTTGATTGTTAATAATCTGAACGAATCTCAAAATTAAATTTTACAATATGTACTAGATGGAAGTGAGTTGGCATAGTCTTAACTATTCTCAGATTTGGCTACATGAGGTAAGAGAGATTTCACACCAAAAA from Fragaria vesca subsp. vesca linkage group LG3, FraVesHawaii_1.0, whole genome shotgun sequence harbors:
- the LOC101308067 gene encoding non-specific lipid-transfer protein 8-like, which codes for MEKKMMAFFGLVITVVLLNACPAIGECYGELVELLPCATFIMGPGIGQPPEMCCSGMQHVVAEADTIEKRRSICQCLKDKAVGASVKVDPEKIKHTTKACGVKIPIPIDPNVDCNT